The sequence ccaaggcgacacactgggccggatgaagcctttgtccagcaactcctgtaattggaccttcaactcctttagttcggctggagccattctgtaaggggccctcgagataggagcagtgcccggctctaactcgatggcgaagtctacctctctggggggcggaagtcctgggagttcgtctgggaaaacgtcggggtactctcttaccacgGGTTCGGaggatagggaaacttctggctctctcacatccactacgcttgccaaaataccccaagtaccctggctgagtagtttactggccttcatggctgagatgaccttgggtatacataccatacctgcccccctgaatttgaaactagcctcggagggagggttgaaaacaacttccttgccataacagtctatattggcatggttggctgacagccaatccatgcctagtatcacatcaaaatcctgcatgtctaacactagcaaggtcacgtctaacatacgattcgctatctctacccgacatgcctttatttgttctttggacaacaggacctccccagatggagtagaaaccgacaaaacactacccaaaggctctacctctaaacccacatgctgaacgaaaacggaggatataaacgagtgggatgacccagagtcaaatagcacaaaagcatagtgccccaaaattgggagcgtacctgtcaccacagtgccagctcgctcggcctcctgccgggtagtggcgaaaactctcccctgctgggccgcagaaggctggggcggtgtcgtctcaaagggtttccgaggacacatatcagcagtgtgccccggctgtctgcacctaaggcagactccacttccagccaagcaacgacctccgtggactctcccgcaggtagtacaagcgggtagctctctcagagtcctcccggctgctgcaagctcccgtcggtgtctctggaagacacctcctgacctcagtgttcgctgcggtgctacgtcaggctgcgtctcaacctttctcttctgtcccaaggctgaccctctgccggcagccttagacgcatcggctctctcaggcaggctcaaatccagtgctatacgtagtgcatcagcatgcgtggctgggcggagggctctgacaatgccctgaaggtctagcctgagtcctctaacaaatttctccgtcctggcagcctcatctcttaccatatcgggagcaaagcgggacagcatatcgaactcggcgtcgtactgctccaccgtcatgtcgccttgctccaagtttaggaactcttgcagcttggcgtgcttcacattggcggagaaaaacttagcatagaagttctccttgaactgctcccatgttattttgcttacatcgccccctagcattctctccgcggtctcccaccaggcggtgcccctgtcctccaagaagaagactgcacactgcaccttctggtcttctgggcacttcatgtaccggaaaatagtctctatggacgtcaaccacatttgggcctttgtggggttgtccatggatccgtcaaaggtcttgggattatacttcctgaaatcccgtaagtgtttcgcctcggccgacagttgaactggtactggttgagcttcctcaggggctggaggagcgacggcctgagcctgaacaggggcggcctgggcctgagcaggggcggcctcggcctgaacaggggcggcctggttctgctgggcggcaaggaaaggcgccaaagcagcttgcagcatgtcctgataacgctgctccattgcggcgagatccgcctgggtgaccggtgcgtttgggtcgactgccggtgcaacaggtggcgcctccggctggccacgaccggctcctctgcctcccctaccacctcctcggcgtgtacctctacgtggcggcattctccctaaaattcaccaacaaacttctcaccacaagaacttaacaccctatatctaggtcttagactattcaggcaaaattgtaatcttaacattagcaaggctttagacatacctggcgagtgccgaaggaccgtatagccatagggtgaagtaaaaccaaaaacaaaaatgacttacatcgtaggtcagtctacagaacctaaaacactgtgctctgataccaactgtaattacccaactccttatactgaatcgaagtcattactcaatatagaacaagtggtttaagtcataaaattttattaaaagcatacggttcaagaaattcatttataaaagcataaacaaggtagtcgtgcaaaaatgtaaaaacgttctgaaatcctactcgggccctatctacataaaagatagtgaaaaataaaaaagtactcaaactcaaatgctaaaatctgaaataagaaataagcggaagcggtagtccctatggccctcctcggtctcacttcgggtcgctcgccagtttgcccttgcccttgcctcgtcctctacctgaaaacataaaatggagagaatgagtataaaaatactcagtaagggacccactactagtcccactaggtgcctgttaacttcctgttagagtcctgataactggtacccaatctctggcacgttcccgaacacgtgcaatcatgcgctcccgtaggaacgtaactctggtcttcggtgcccggggacacctaggacagtcgggatgcgaggaccccgtcgagtcactcgagtcatgtctatatcatgctagactggcgtcccgtcggaccacacagtcctcaataggtggtgatcccgaaggacacccatgcaggtacgactctaacagaatcaagctaacaggtaccctaattgcagtatacatacacatggcatcagcatataacatgtcacataatcatttctacattctccgtcccgacattcgtcgtaaccataatggatcttgccacacataacaggctatagcacaactatatcgtcatttgcatcatactagcgtttatttcaggcatcatactgtcaaatcctcaatatgcaacatagggcatacacagtctcatacttcaaacatgaaactagtagtagaatctcttacctggagattcactcgacgagtcctaaccgcaagacacgtgtgctttccaagcaacgggatcctaaatatttaataacgccaaagttCGTAAATAAGTCACCAACGGCTAACGGTTAAAACTcggttgaaataacttaccccagaaaaggttgcagtggttgagcccctactgaagaaaatctcccgctgcagcagttactcggtccaagacgttccttaggaaaaataatttaatttagtccaaattaaattatttagcgcCCAAAACATTGGGTCGTATTGGGGAAATGCCCAAAATAAATacttaatttaccaaaaataggtgggaggagccaaaataagcttggcggctcggctggaaaatagggcaggaaccggctcggcttggaggctggagatcggctcggctcgcggtgcagacaggcgcggctcagcttggacaggaactacgcgtgcggctcggcttgcaacaggagggagacgcggctcggctacgcagaagcgcgcggcgcggctcacacgcgggtgcacgcgggcgcgggtcggtttcCGGAATACGGCGCGCGTTGGCTCGGGTCGCGgagcgggtcttcggtcgggtCTGATCTTCGCGCAGAGTGACGCTGACTTCCGGACTCGGGTTGCGCGACGGGTTGCGGTGGTCCGGCTTAAatgcggcttcgctcggcggcTGCGGACGGGGGCTGCTCGGCGTCGAAACGAAGCGACGCGATTCGGCTTCGGCTGGCCGCCAcgattcggcttgcagacgcgatGGGCTTCGGCTTCGGCTTGCGACTCCCGACTGAAGGCGGCTTCGATCcttggcgtgcggcggcttCGATCCTTGGCGCGCGGCGGCTCGACGTGGACCGATCTTCGACGCTGCTGGGAGACCGGCGTGGTGACCTACGGCGGTTGActagcggcggcggcggcggcggcggcgggggagattgggatttagggttttcttctttttttttttttcacttcttgGGGAAGAGGTGAACTACACGCTTTCCAAAGCCCCcttttataaaagaattaatactaaataaaaaacataaatattatttcttttatccccccctttttttttcttcctactttagtccaaataacaaccaacttaacaaattaaatcacccacaaaaatctctaaatcttcattaatcacaagtaaaaatttcctcaattcgaaagaaatttcaagaattttaCTCTTAAGACGATAAAAAGGGAAGACAAATTTGGCGGGGCGTTAcaataaatgaat comes from Cucumis melo cultivar AY chromosome 12, USDA_Cmelo_AY_1.0, whole genome shotgun sequence and encodes:
- the LOC127144419 gene encoding uncharacterized protein LOC127144419, with translation MPPRRGTRRGGGRGGRGAGRGQPEAPPVAPAVDPNAPVTQADLAAMEQRYQDMLQAALAPFLAAQQNQAAPVQAEAAPAQAQAAPVQAQAVAPPAPEEAQPVPVQLSAEAKHLRDFRKYNPKTFDGSMDNPTKAQMWLTSIETIFRYMKCPEDQKVQCAVFFLEDRGTAWWETAERMLGGDVSKITWEQFKENFYAKFFSANVKHAKLQEFLNLEQGDMTVEQYDAEFDMLSRFAPDMVRDEAARTEKFVRGLRLDLQGIVRALRPATHADALRIALDLSLPERADASKAAGRGSALGQKRKVETQPDVAPQRTLRSGGVFQRHRRELAAAGRTLRELPACTTCGRVHGGRCLAGSGVCLRCRQPGHTADMCPRKPFETTPPQPSAAQQGRVFATTRQEAERAGTVVTGRGRGKGKGKLASDPK